In Candidatus Acetothermia bacterium, a single window of DNA contains:
- a CDS encoding hydrogenase maturation protease: MLTGTSPAVLADRVVVVALGNPDRSDDGVGPAVIRALEPRPNVEVWEAIKGGLPLAHALVGFPRALIVDAAPFLPVGEVALFPLIPTLSHGGERGRGETLPRSRGGPGAGWPHGLGLARALAALRAAGLDIPEAWALGIGIPPDPPFRRGLSPEVRRAVPRAVAEVRRWLMS; the protein is encoded by the coding sequence ATGCTTACGGGAACCTCGCCCGCCGTATTGGCCGATAGGGTCGTGGTGGTGGCCCTGGGGAACCCCGACCGGAGCGATGACGGCGTTGGCCCGGCGGTGATTCGGGCCCTTGAGCCGCGCCCGAATGTGGAGGTGTGGGAGGCGATCAAGGGGGGCCTCCCCCTGGCCCACGCCCTGGTGGGGTTCCCGCGGGCGCTGATCGTGGACGCGGCCCCGTTCCTGCCGGTGGGGGAGGTGGCCCTGTTCCCCCTCATCCCGACCCTCTCTCACGGAGGGGAGAGGGGGAGGGGGGAAACCCTTCCCCGCAGTAGGGGAGGACCAGGGGCCGGCTGGCCGCACGGCCTGGGCCTCGCCCGGGCCCTGGCCGCCTTGCGCGCCGCGGGCCTGGACATCCCCGAGGCCTGGGCGCTGGGGATCGGGATACCCCCGGATCCCCCGTTCCGGCGCGGCTTGTCTCCGGAGGTCCGCCGGGCGGTGCCCCGGGCGGTGGCAGAGGTGAGACGATGGCTGATGAGCTGA
- a CDS encoding 4Fe-4S dicluster domain-containing protein, with amino-acid sequence MADELRLSREALAAPFVRKVEELSGQNLYACYQCGKCAAGCLFTEAMDALPNQVLRRVQLGDESVLAASAPWACASCLACAVRCPKGVDVARVMEALRLLSLRRGLPHLDPRATAGVPQIALVGAFRKLTP; translated from the coding sequence ATGGCTGATGAGCTGAGGCTTTCCCGGGAGGCGCTCGCCGCCCCGTTCGTGCGCAAGGTGGAGGAACTGTCCGGCCAGAACCTGTACGCTTGCTACCAGTGCGGCAAGTGCGCCGCAGGGTGCCTGTTCACCGAGGCCATGGACGCCCTCCCCAACCAGGTGCTGCGCCGGGTCCAGCTTGGGGACGAATCGGTGCTCGCCGCCTCTGCCCCGTGGGCGTGCGCCTCCTGCCTGGCGTGCGCGGTGCGTTGCCCGAAGGGGGTGGACGTGGCCCGGGTCATGGAGGCGCTGCGGCTCCTCTCCCTGCGCCGCGGCCTGCCGCACCTCGACCCGAGGGCGACGGCAGGGGTCCCCCAGATCGCCCTGGTGGGGGCGTTTCGCAAATTGACCCCGTGA
- a CDS encoding CoB--CoM heterodisulfide reductase iron-sulfur subunit B family protein — translation MSGVENRRQERKSEEAAVARGPQERNFRSRIPYFPGCAMKDQARDYERAAQAALAALGCELVELPRWNCCGTVYSLANDDLMRHVGPVRNLIRVQDMGESRVLTLCAMCYGTLRRSARFVAADPERLSRINAFMSDEHDYRGGVEVLHLLGFLRDVVGYENLASKVVRPLTGVRAAPYYGCTLVRPREVGVDDPDRSEVLERVLSALGAEVAEFPYKVECCGAYLTVGAPAIVAGRVRDIVASAAANGADLIVTSCPLCQFNLEARRPGTGPRLPVVYLGQLLAWALGADACLPPEAEALIQGTTPAAAGAQQR, via the coding sequence ATGAGCGGAGTTGAAAACCGGCGACAGGAACGGAAAAGCGAGGAGGCGGCGGTGGCTCGCGGCCCTCAGGAACGGAACTTCCGATCACGGATCCCGTACTTCCCCGGCTGCGCGATGAAGGATCAGGCCCGGGACTACGAGCGGGCCGCCCAGGCCGCGCTCGCCGCCCTCGGCTGCGAGCTCGTCGAGCTCCCCCGTTGGAACTGCTGCGGCACCGTGTACTCCCTGGCCAACGATGACCTGATGCGCCACGTGGGCCCGGTGCGGAACCTGATCCGCGTCCAGGACATGGGCGAGTCCCGGGTCCTCACCCTGTGCGCGATGTGCTACGGGACCCTCAGGCGGTCGGCCCGGTTCGTGGCCGCCGACCCGGAGCGGCTCTCGCGGATCAACGCGTTCATGAGCGACGAGCACGACTACCGCGGCGGGGTGGAGGTGCTCCACCTCCTCGGGTTCCTGCGGGACGTGGTGGGATACGAAAACCTGGCATCCAAGGTTGTCCGCCCCCTCACGGGGGTGCGGGCCGCGCCGTACTACGGGTGTACCCTGGTGCGGCCGCGGGAGGTAGGGGTGGACGACCCCGACCGGTCGGAGGTCCTCGAGCGGGTGCTCTCGGCCCTGGGGGCGGAGGTCGCCGAGTTCCCGTACAAGGTGGAGTGCTGCGGGGCGTACCTGACGGTGGGGGCGCCGGCGATCGTGGCGGGGCGGGTGAGGGACATCGTCGCTTCGGCCGCGGCCAATGGGGCGGACCTGATCGTCACCAGTTGTCCACTCTGTCAGTTCAACCTGGAGGCGCGCCGGCCGGGGACCGGGCCGCGGCTGCCCGTCGTGTACCTGGGCCAGCTCCTGGCCTGGGCCCTAGGGGCGGACGCCTGCCTCCCGCCCGAGGCGGAGGCCCTGATCCAGGGGACCACCCCGGCGGCCGCCGGTGCGCAACAGAGGTGA
- a CDS encoding 4Fe-4S dicluster domain-containing protein, with protein sequence MTRDQGMLTVYIMGKGYRVPAGLTIMKAMEYAGYRLVRGCGCRGGYCGACATVYRLPGDYRLYADLACQTTVQDGMYIAQLPFTPAERADYQLSQLAPRGETLLALYPELARCVACNTCTRACPQKLEVMDAVQAALRGDIRQVAELTFDCVQCGLCAMRCPAEIAHYHVWQLARRLCGAYLTPRAQHLARRVAEVESGAFDAELDRLMGMGKDELAKAYQARDIEP encoded by the coding sequence ATGACCAGAGATCAAGGGATGCTCACCGTGTACATCATGGGCAAGGGGTACCGCGTGCCCGCAGGCCTCACGATCATGAAGGCCATGGAGTACGCGGGGTACCGCCTGGTGCGGGGCTGTGGGTGCCGCGGCGGCTACTGCGGGGCCTGCGCCACCGTGTACCGTCTGCCCGGGGATTACCGCCTCTACGCCGATCTCGCTTGCCAGACCACGGTTCAGGACGGCATGTACATCGCTCAACTGCCGTTCACACCGGCCGAGCGGGCCGACTACCAGCTGTCCCAGCTGGCCCCCCGGGGGGAAACGCTCCTCGCCCTGTACCCGGAGCTGGCGCGGTGCGTGGCCTGCAACACGTGCACCAGGGCCTGCCCCCAGAAGCTGGAGGTGATGGACGCCGTCCAGGCCGCCCTGCGTGGGGATATCCGGCAGGTGGCCGAGCTCACCTTCGACTGCGTCCAGTGCGGCCTGTGTGCCATGCGCTGTCCGGCGGAGATCGCCCACTACCACGTGTGGCAGCTCGCCCGGCGCCTCTGCGGGGCCTACCTCACCCCCCGCGCCCAGCACCTGGCCCGGCGGGTGGCCGAGGTGGAGTCCGGGGCTTTCGACGCTGAGCTGGACCGGCTGATGGGCATGGGCAAGGACGAGTTGGCCAAGGCATACCAGGCCCGGGACATCGAGCCCTGA